In Leptospira bourretii, a genomic segment contains:
- a CDS encoding adenylate/guanylate cyclase domain-containing protein has protein sequence MIYALVAIAILFVSILYGMFLLYKQKEDKENTIIVYQAEVKLLKEDLEKKEKELISTKSISEEFSDKLVDSYAQLSDLDGLLREINSASDLKDILKILGRYIREKFKVPHYLLYVYKEELEALEFFHSNFPEELTDKVKEEIMERKIPVSDSYVTMYAHAYVRKRKRSFYIQDFESYKTEGVELANKQSANLKSLLIVPLYLRNKFIGTLDLLDYSGNFGLTEQQLNQIKIIADYIAGTIETGYLLNELKEGNITIQREKENIESNRLKLENLHRFNRRINSYSQIEDIAREVFSYLKINHRVELGFILLVDPKTNSLVPLMEGAEVFNKGLLVTNFLRTFRTTLSPNIGSLYRTFEKQKPVYLKKSLKWKQLTNIDTSIVDSFKLELFGQIPLVVQGQTIGIICVTRLTREQDWTKDEFGEIISFCEQVAGAIHNANLRRDLEKEREKTLHFIRNILPGDLADELIERGEVVPMEYESVSILFTDFKNFTLAAESLSPEDLIEQLDGCFSQFDDIAVRHNFEKLKTIGDSYMAAGGIPQGNFTHPVDACLFAMEIKSFMTQIKSFKQMLGQDFWEIRIGIHTGPVVAGVVGKTKFAYDVWGDTVNIASRMESSGDAGEINLSETTYDKVKRFFECEYRGKVKAKNKGELGMYFLKRLRPEFSRDLEGMVPNQIFLDLYKNLQIGAKIIYRQTGS, from the coding sequence ATGATCTATGCCCTTGTCGCCATCGCCATTCTCTTTGTAAGCATTCTGTACGGAATGTTTTTATTGTACAAACAAAAAGAAGACAAAGAAAATACGATCATCGTTTACCAAGCTGAAGTTAAATTATTAAAAGAAGATTTAGAAAAAAAAGAAAAAGAACTCATCAGCACAAAATCCATCTCAGAAGAATTCTCAGATAAACTTGTTGACTCGTACGCTCAGTTATCCGACTTAGATGGACTCCTAAGAGAAATCAATTCTGCGTCAGACTTAAAAGATATTCTCAAAATTTTAGGTCGCTACATTCGGGAAAAATTCAAAGTCCCACACTATTTATTATATGTTTACAAAGAAGAATTAGAAGCACTCGAATTTTTTCACAGCAATTTTCCAGAAGAACTCACGGACAAAGTAAAAGAAGAAATTATGGAAAGGAAAATTCCAGTTTCCGATTCATACGTTACTATGTATGCACATGCTTATGTTCGAAAACGCAAACGAAGTTTTTATATTCAAGATTTCGAATCATATAAAACGGAAGGAGTTGAACTTGCGAATAAACAGTCAGCAAATCTAAAATCCCTTCTCATTGTGCCACTATACTTACGAAATAAATTCATTGGAACACTCGATTTATTAGATTATTCAGGAAATTTTGGACTAACAGAACAACAACTGAACCAAATCAAAATCATTGCGGATTATATTGCAGGTACAATTGAAACTGGTTATCTACTCAATGAACTCAAGGAAGGGAACATCACCATTCAAAGAGAAAAAGAAAACATTGAGTCCAATCGACTAAAATTAGAAAACTTACACCGATTCAACCGAAGGATCAACTCATATTCACAAATCGAAGACATAGCGAGAGAAGTATTTTCCTATCTCAAAATTAACCATAGAGTAGAGTTAGGTTTTATTTTACTCGTTGACCCAAAAACAAATTCACTTGTCCCTCTTATGGAAGGGGCAGAAGTTTTTAACAAAGGTCTCCTTGTTACCAATTTTCTTAGAACATTTCGAACTACACTTTCACCAAACATAGGTTCGCTTTACCGAACATTTGAAAAACAAAAGCCAGTTTACTTAAAAAAATCGTTAAAGTGGAAACAACTTACAAACATTGATACATCTATCGTGGATAGTTTTAAATTGGAACTGTTTGGACAGATCCCACTCGTAGTCCAAGGACAAACCATTGGGATTATTTGTGTCACTCGCCTCACAAGAGAACAAGACTGGACCAAAGATGAATTTGGAGAAATTATTTCTTTCTGTGAACAAGTTGCAGGTGCCATCCACAATGCAAATCTTAGGCGGGATCTAGAAAAAGAACGAGAAAAAACTCTTCATTTCATTCGAAATATTTTACCGGGAGATTTAGCGGATGAACTGATTGAACGGGGCGAAGTGGTTCCAATGGAATATGAATCTGTAAGTATTCTATTTACGGATTTTAAAAATTTTACCCTAGCAGCAGAATCACTTTCTCCAGAAGATCTGATTGAACAATTGGATGGTTGTTTTTCTCAGTTTGATGATATTGCAGTCCGTCATAATTTTGAAAAACTAAAAACCATTGGCGACTCTTATATGGCTGCCGGTGGAATCCCACAAGGTAATTTTACACATCCTGTAGATGCTTGCCTTTTCGCGATGGAAATCAAATCCTTTATGACACAAATCAAGTCATTCAAACAGATGTTAGGTCAAGATTTTTGGGAAATTAGAATTGGAATCCATACTGGTCCTGTTGTAGCCGGTGTAGTTGGAAAAACTAAATTTGCTTATGATGTTTGGGGGGACACTGTGAACATTGCAAGTCGTATGGAAAGTTCTGGTGATGCAGGAGAAATCAATCTTTCGGAAACCACATATGATAAAGTGAAACGTTTCTTTGAATGTGAATATAGAGGGAAAGTAAAAGCCAAAAACAAAGGTGAACTTGGAATGTATTTTTTAAAAAGGCTTCGTCCAGAATTTTCAAGAGATCTGGAAGGAATGGTCCCAAACCAAATCTTTTTGGATTTATATAAAAATTTGCAAATCGGTGCCAAAATCATCTACAGACAAACTGGCTCCTAA